gagatgcagtctggagatgggagaaagttctagaaagtcaaccatcactgcagtcggggctttatggcagagtggctcgacggaagcctctcctcagtgcaagacacgtgaaagcctgcatggagtttgctaaaaaaaacacctgaaggactccaagatggtgagaaataagattctctggtctgatgagaccaagatagaactttttggccttaattctaagcagtatgtgtggagaaaaccaggcactgctcatcacctgtccaatacagtcccaacagtgaagcatggtggtggcagcatcatgctgcgggggtgtttttcagctgcagggacaggacggCTGGTTGcaaaaacttgttgcatcattcccagaaggactcatggctgtattagctcaaaaagGTGcgtctactaaatactgagcaaagggtctgaatacttatggctgtgtgatatttcagtttttgttttttaataaatctgcaaaaaattcaacaatttcgtgtttctctgtcaatgagtgctgtgtgtacattaatgaggaaaaaaaaaatgattttagcaaatggctgcaatataacagtgaaaaatttaagggggtctgaatactttccgtacccactgtagtTTCTCATGCTTTCTCATTTTTGCTATCCTGTCATAGTTGatccattttttatttataatggaTTATGTAGTTTGCTGTTACTCATAAACACCAGTTCTTTATTCTTGTATTTTTtgcatatatataaatatagatgaattacttttgtttttttaaaacaaccCATTTCAAAATATCCACCATTACTGCTTAGTTCCTTCTCAAGAAACTATTCAGATAAAACACACGAGCAGTTTTCAAAGTCATATTTATTGTTACATGTAAAGCACTTAAGAGTAGATATGAACATGAGACCAAATACAATTTGGCCATTGTCACAGAATATCATGAAGCTACCTGGAATGAAGTTACTGTTTATATTTGGTGGTAATGTTgaatacaaagagaaaaaactgggggggggggacctCAAAGCGCAAGTACAGCTCATCTTTTAAGACAACAAGAAGGCACAGCAGAAGCCAGGAGAGTCCAgtcagcctgctcctcatcCAACCgtaacagacaaaaaaaaaaaaaaaaagaccagataCCAGACACCCCAAAAACAGCATTTACGTAATAATcccaagaaacaaacaaatgacgagtacaagcacacagacagcacatCAGGCTGGTTATTAGTATAATTTGACCTTATGGCTTCTGTATGCAGATATGTAGAAGTTTATGATGCCAGTTATTAAGACATGCTTGTACTTCATTGAGAGAGAGGGAACGTTTAGGTGTTTGTTGACATGTGCTGCACCCAAACATCCCacctctcacttttttttttttgctttttttttgccttgtcaAGCATTTTTTCATAAGTATGGTATTCAGGAATGTGTGTTGCTGAGTCAAGGATATAATTTACTTATCAGTCTGagtaaaaatatgtaaacaacCTTGCAGCTGGAAAAAATGCATACtcttaaaaaaggaaaacagcattCTTATACATTAAGAGTTGTGGATATGGAAAGTAACAAGTTGTCCTCTGTAACATGATCACACGGTCTCTTTAGAAAGTTTAGTGTTTTGGACCCACTTTAAATAAGAGGACAGCACATTATTCTTCATAACACCTCCGTTTATCAAAAGAGGCAGGGATGCATGTATAATTTTGAGATTTTGACTGCATtattctcataaaaaaaaacaacaaacaaacaaaaaaacattcttcaTTCCTTCAGTTGGGGGAGCTCTTTCAAAACGCTAATGGCTTGTGGGTACGAGTTTAGCAAGTGTCACAACGATCCCAGTCAGTCTCTTAGACCCGCTTCATCCCCCGACCCATCAAGCAGGCAAAGACTGTCATCACCATTTTGGGTTTGACCTCCACGAGGTCCTCCGGCAGAGCATAGACACGGGCTCCGATCTTCCTCGCCATAGAGACGGCATATCTGGGAAGGACAGAGAGGTCGTCTCGAATAAAACGGTTCACACACAGTTACCAAAATAACAGCAGAAcgctgcttcttcttttttttttttggtcacagaaAATCTTACTTGGCGTTCTCCAGCTTGTCGTCTTCAGAGAGGCTGCCGGTTTTTATCAGCTCGTAATTGATGCTGCCGGGCTGGATGGCGTCTATCAGCTCCAGTACTGCCAAACTGCTGCTGATCTCCTTGTCCTGATCGACACATCACATACAGATTAAggatctgacacacacacaagcaaacctgacaaatgaaaacatttagagCCTCTTGGTTTGTATGACACTGtataaaaacaactttaaaatgcCAGTTTCCTCATTGTGAAATCagatttccttttattttgagCATGGAGGTTTATTCTTGACTCTGGGAAcagtacatgtaaaaaaaaaaaatctaacttcAAAGGTCCACTAACAAGCTTTTTTATGAGCTTTAAACCACATGTCAGTCTTCATCAACAAATGGGTCTGACTCAGAGAAATGATACATCGATGCCACCCCGTTTATGACCACGTTATCACATGATGTTGTAAACTGGTCATGTGGTGACACCTGAGCCAGCTGCATTTGCTGATGAAGAACCATGAGGTGCAGCTAAAACGTCAGAAAGGGCTTAAAAAAGAGCTTAGATTATTTTTGTACCACCTctttcactgtattttaaattccatattgaaatattttaaatcaatcTGCACATACGGGCCTTAGCCATGGAAGCAGAAGGAGGACACACAGCTTTACCTTGAAGCTTGAAATCTTGGTTGATTTTCCAGCCTCCGCCAACGTTTTGTTCACCCATTTTACAATGATGTCATCATttactttctctccatctcccagTTCCTCCAGTACATTCAACGTATAtctgaaagagaggaggagcagtgtGTTTATTATGCATATGAACTGAACTTTCTGCGCAGGAATTTGGGGCCAAGAAAACAcgttgtattttttattttaagaaccACATGTTCATGTGGAGCAGCATGTGCTCCTGGATCGCTGGTAATTTTCGGGTCACTCACACCTTGGAAACTCTgacaaaaagaacagaaaatatgGGGAACTACTAAATATGTCAACACACATCCCTTGCGATAGGAACCAGCTGACTTCATGGACATGTGGTCTCGACTgggaggaacacacacatactgacaacACCACTGGCATGAAACCGAGGTTTCTGACTCCCTACTCCCAAGAAattgtttacagtaaatattcagTTATCACAATGAATCTGACAGTGAAGACTGATGGTGATTGTAGCGTGTCAAAataccacacacagacacactgactcaaaaacaaaatgttatttggaagcatttttgtttgttacatAAACATACGCCAGTTTTCATGAATTTAAGGTGTGTGTAAGGCTTGGctattgtttctgtttcttcttcttttttttacattttggagAGGTATTTCTGTTTCACTCTCTTCTGAAGTGATAGTGTTGTCGTTAAGTGTTTCACCTTCTCATCAGCTGCCACACCAGTGCCAGAGTCAGGGTAGCGTTGCCGTCGTTCAGGTCCTGCCCGCCGATGCCAACGAGGGAGAACTTGGCTGTTTTGCCCAGTTCTACTGCATAGTTACAATTCTCCAACTGGAGGCACAAGATATAAATAATTGGCAAAAGACAAActaaaaaaaggtgttttttgaATTGCATAGgaacaattaaaataaatggaatTTACCTTTTTCATGTTGGTTCCCAGCTTGGGGTAAGGTGGCTTGTTGACCTTGTTGTTCCAGTCAACAGGCACTTTAATCCTCTCATAGAGTTGAAGGATGACCATGGCATCCTGTAGGTCTCTGTAAGACACGGATGTGtttgattattattaaaattaacTACATATATAGACAAAATCCCGCCAGCTGTGAAAACTCCTCAGTGCTTACACAGGAGTGACACAAACTGTTGTGTGTGGTACGTACCCATACAGATGATTGACATGTGGGTTCACTCCCAGAGAGTTCATCCAGTTTCTGAACGTCCTCTCTTCTCTTGTCTCACCTGGACAGCAAAGGAACATGGACTTCAGGGGattttacatttgatttaaCAGGCAACTAAACTCAGTAACAGTCAGTGGTTCTAAATGTGCAGAACTGAataggcctttttttttaaatatatatttctgaTGCCACTGACTTGTAAGATTTGTAAACATATGATATGCAAACTAACTAATGTACCAAGAGGGAGCCAAAGTTACAGATGGCTTGTTGTTTAGTCCTAACATTAAAATTAGTTTCAGTACTAAAATAAGCCAGCAGGCCTGATAGCTGACTAAACCAGTTGTTTGTTCAGAACTGGTTCCTCTCAGGCCGTAGCTCTGTTGCTTTGGAGTTAAAGGCCCCGAAAACCTGCTTTGTCATTTGGCTTCTTACTAGTAGCAACTGGGAtcctacatgaacacacattttcttttttttttgccagagtTTGAACAGTTCTAAAGGTTTCAAACCTTCAAATCAAAAGGTGATGACAGCTGTTGGGTTGTTTGCTTATACTGCTAAGCAGCTGTCAATAAAACGTGATTAAATtccacccacacagtcctgacgAGACTTTTTATGATCTGACCTCCActtttcaggggctttaagaCCAGAACCAGTGGGTCAACAACTGAAGACAAGACAGTTTTTTGTGTCCATCAACTGACATTTGAAAATAACTTTGAAATTGTTTGTAAGAGCATGTCAGGTTGTGACTTTGTGATACTTGTGAAAAACACTACAAAGCGATCGAGTCTAAAAGCTGTGCTCTTCTGCTCTCGGTACCTTCCAACAGTCCCCAGTCAATGTCCTCATTCTCAGGCTTGGTCAGCGCTGGGTATTTGTTGAACAGATTGGCCACAAAGGCCAGGTTGAGTTTGGGGTTTCCACTGACGACATCAGCCGGGGTGACAAACTGTCGACAGCTGAGCCTGTCGGCCTGCTGCAGCATGGCTTCTGCTCTCTTCATGTCATCTTTCTCCTGAACAACACACAGACCACACGCTCCGATCAGAGACACCGTACAGCTGTTACCATGTGGTGGAGATACTCAACTGTGCGCGCTGACTGTCAAAAGTGCTTACACTGAAGCCAGCCATGTTGATGTCTATGCGAGGCTGGTCTTCTTCGGTGCCCTTTGGAGAGATTTGATTCAGGAGGTGGAAATAGGCCCTTGAGTCCTGGAAAATAaggtaaacaaacataaacaatcAGATTTCTGCTCATGAATGAACAAGAAATGACATAATTGGTTTTTTTGGGTCGTATTTTACACCTGGTGTAAAGCAGCACAAGGTTTAACACAAGTGTAGGCAGTTGTCATTTTCCCGCCCAGGGCCCACGTTGTTTAAATAAATGCACTTGCAGCCATCTGCAAACCGGCAAGGTGTAAGTGCACTTGGCTTTTCAAAGGTACAGGAGACTCTGACTGGTTTATAGCATGTTATGCACAAAACACACCCATGATGAATTAAGAGAATAAGAACAACCCTTTACAAACTATGCGCCTGGTGCTGCAAACCTTTTAATCCAACCGTTAAACTACCAACAGTAGGTTTGGACACGCCCTAAATGAACTTGCTCCATGTGCTTAGACCGTTAAAACAGAGGGCCTTCATCCGGACGACAGCTGCACTGATTGACTGATTACTGCTTGGGTGTAGCTTTTCATGTGCACACTATGTTTTCTATTTTGTCTACTATCCTGTGTCATTTAGATAATCTGGGTATGACATGCTTCTTCAAACGTGTAGTTCTGTGTTTATTATTTCCTGAAAATGATTTATTAGGTATATATTAAGTATAAGCTATGAAACTAATATACAGAGTAAAATACAGAGGACTTCAAGTCAAGCTAGAGATAATATTAGCTACTTGTATACCTGCCTGGGTGACCTGTGAGGCAGCCCAACAGTGGCTCACCAGTAGCCATTAATTACCTGAACGTGCTTAATAGGCATTTTGCCAGAGAAACCAAAAGTGGTCTTGTGCACATAATATCTTTAATCCCTTCATAAACATTTAGTCTGTTAGACAGTGTTGTCAGTCTGGGACACTAACCTATTCAATACTATTTTTGGAGCAGAGGAGGCGTTTATTTGAGTTAGtttgtgcaaacacaaacaggtacTGCCAGGTCCAGGGTGCTGATAGATGCCTGTGTTCTTGCGTCAAATTGgtgaaagaaatacaaaaaaaaatacagacacttCCTGCAAGAACCTTAAAACCAaaacttagaaaaaaaacatttcatctgtttttaatcTAGTTTTTAAATACACCAGCTGGACTCAATGTGAGCGTGTAGGTCCACCTTGATGTCAGAGCTGAAGTTGTTGATCTTCTGCCAGCCAGCATTTTCCAGGTGATAGTTTGCCCAGCGTAACAGCAGCTCTTCTGGAGACAGCTTCATCAGGTCCTCCAGCGTTTCCCCGTCCCTCAGCAATGCCGCCAGCGCTGTCGAGGAGTGTTAATGATCAGTTAAGCTACTTGACAGCACACCAGGAAACGCTTGTGATAAGGAGCACAGACTCAAATAAAAGTTACGTAATGGACAATCTCAGCTATGGCCTTTACCTTCATTCCTGCTGAGCTCGATGTCAGCAAACAGACCGATCTTGATGATCTGCCACAGGAGGCCCAGCACCAGATGGGGCTTCCCCTCTTTCAGGTCTAAAGCGCCAATGTTCACCACATGGCAGCCAATGGCAGAAGCAGAGTTCAAGGCCAGGTTCAGATTCTCCTGTAAGGTGCAAAGCATTCAGCTGTTGGAAGATTTACATAAAAAgtgatggacaaaaaaaaaaaaaaaaatcttaagtCAACTTTGACTGACCTGTATTGTAAATGGCGTCAGCTTCTTCTTATTTATGGTTCTCTCATCGATGGTGTCTGGCACTGACAGGTTGATCATTTTGCTGTGCAAACGTACAAAACCAAACATGAACGTTTATCACAGATTTAATGCAGCGTCCAAACAGAAAGTCAAATGTTCATTGTTTGCAAAAGATTTTGCAAAGTTTGTGAACTGCAACTTGTTGTCAAAAATTAAATTTTCGTGGACATGGGGTTTAACACACTATGTGATTTGCTGAGTCCAGAGTCCAGCTAGTTGAACATTACttcatctctttccctctccactCGTTTCTCATCCATACTGAAGGGTAATGAAGGCAAAAATGCCAGGAAAAGAACATAAACAGAAGCATTtaacttttccaaatgtttcctCTAATTGTGGTAATAAGCACTGAATTAAGTGCATATTTAACAACTACACAACGTGCTAACAGCGTAACGCACATCTTCTTCTTCAAATCTGTTTAGTTTGATTCAGGATGAGAacagtgtttctctttgtcatgAGGTTCATCTGTTTGGAATATGTGCAGACACAGATAATTtggtctctgcagctctgcaatcTGTTTTATGCTGATCTAAATACTCACATGACAAAACGCTGATTCCTTGCAAACCTGTTTTTTTAGCTGTCAAATGCTAACTGGCATTCAGCCTATTATAAACCGCTTTTACAGCAGTGTTTACAATTTtgattctgtttcttttgtgttaAAGTCATTTTCTACTTCAGCCAATATGTAGACCTTGAACttcatatttatcttttttcagtCAGAATGTGagcacaaaattaaaaacaatgagATGGAGGTATTTTATATTTATGCCAAAAGGGTAAACAGGTGATGGAGGGTGTGTTGCTTGCTTGAAGTGAAAACTAAATCTCTCACCAGAGAACTATACCGTCCCCGACAGATGTGAAGAGGGAGTCTGTGTTGGGATCCATGGGCAGGACATGTTGGCAGTCAGGATCTTTTTCCAGGGCACTGTTGATCCAGTTCACAAAGGCATATCGCTCCTCCTCTGCAAGTGTGTACACACAAAAGCATCACTTAGAAGCAAAACACCAGCAATATAAAGTGACAATATTGCTCATAATGACTCATTTCAGTAGGTTATATTGCACATTATGGGTTTCTTTAATGGTAAATGAAGCATCTGTGTCTGAATTGCAGGGGACACAAAGTCAACACTTTGCAACAAACATTAGCAGTGACCGGAGAAAGGAGGGAGATGATGTCCATGATGTGGGGACCCTCTGCGTAACTTACCAGAGTACGAGTGTTGTGTGCCTTCGCTTGACAGCTCAGACGTCCCTCCAATAGCCAGGATGCCTTCTTTTCTGTTGATGACCTTGCGGAAAGTTTTCGCTATTTCACTGCCCCTCAGTTCCTGGACGATCTAAAAACAAGACCATAGACTACTTAGAGACCAATTTCTGCTTTGTTCTATCGCTTTAGGCTGAAACTTATGGAATATTTAAAGATATCTACGTGCATTTTTAGCTGAATAATAAATAGATTAACCAACggtgaaaataattgtttgcTGCAGTCATATGTCTGTGTAAAAGGTTTTATCATCTTCTTTCCGCTGAGTGTTGTGTGCATCCTTTGTTGCCTTATCAAGCTCCTGTTAGCCATCGTGACAGCCAAGGTCACTCGGTAGACACAGCTGTGCCGCTGGAATTTCTCCTCACTGCCATTTCAACACAAAGCCAACCTGCCACTTCCAGGGCTGAGAAAATACGGTGAGTGTGGCTGGTAACtgcatttttaaacaatgtaaatgtttgggctgaaattaaaaaaaaaaaaaaaaaaaagtttattacAAAGAAAAGTCCCGGAAGATGTTGGGTTCATGAAAGCAACTGATGTGTTGAGCATCTAAGTGCACTGTAGGGATTTAATGTTAGACTGTGCTTTCACTACACATCTAATCTAAGTATTACAGTGCTGAGTGTGTGAGAACCACTGTATCATTATACGTTAtcaacagtaacagtaaacCACCAGAGCAACTGCTGTTATCATCCCTCACCACGCTAACACCACCCTCAGGCCTGTCCCTGCGTCTCAACATTAAATAATTACCTCTAAACATTACATCAGTCTCAGCAGCAGCTAATGAGACCACAGAGGGCCCTGTGGTGTGAGTATGCAGCTCATCAGTCATGCACAACTTGTGAGCGGCTTCAGACAAAGTTGCTTTGACCAAAAGTATTCCATCATAAAATGTGCGATACTTCCTGAATCTGAATTTATCGCCGCTCCATCAGTGACCACAGCCCCACAGGCGTTGGTGTAACCACAATGAGCTATTCAGCCTGGCACAGGGAGGTTTGTTTAAAAAGCGTAGCACACTTTaccacaaacatacacaaggTCACTAGGTGCCAGCTTGCATTGTTTGCGCActccagataaaaaaaaaaaaaaaggcaatcaTGGCCTTGCAATGAATGAACGAAGTTTAGCaaacagctctgttttttttagtttgtcaCACTCATATATGGGCTGTGAGGAGGAacttcatattcatatttacatatgACACATATATAACCTGGGTCGTTATCATCCATAAGAACACATGCTGTATAGTGGTGTTTTATCAAACTCTGGTTCGAAGTGTACACCTTTCCAACACAATTACACAATGCTGTTTTTCAGCCAACAGGGAAGTCCCCAGATATAGTCCCTTCCTGCCAGCACATGATCAGTACTGGACAGTAATAGTCAAATCACagttttgtccaaaaaaaaaaaaatcagctgatcAATCAGGTGATGCTTGGCCCAAGTGTGATTATTTCCacaaattttatatatataaaaaaagggGTTTGTTATTTGTTGACATATTTTGTCACACACCATAATTActtaaatatttgtatttatatttttgagcCCTAATATATCTGTATATACATAGTTTTTAAGTCTTATTTAATTTTGGTGTATTTTATCCTATTTTATTTGTACCTTTAAATGcctgattttgttttattgttgttctgAAATACattaatgcttttgtttttcacaagaGCCTTGtacctttgtttgtttgttgtgaaaGGTGTGGTGTGAATAAAGCTTATCATTGTCATTATGATAATATCATATGTAAGTTTGGCTTGTATGATCATAAATGAGCTCACCCCTCCAAAGTTCGAGACTGAAACATGTTAGAGTCAGAGATGATGATCCTAAAGCAACACTGTTTCTGGATCATCCACTTCAATTAGTTTAactttctcatcatcatcatcatcatcatagtcAGGGTTAAGCTCAGTAATGACTAAACATTCACCCACCCTAAAATAAGAACATCTGAACAATTATAGAGCCACAAAACACAGCTACACCTTCCTGATCTTGAGATTTTGAATGACGCCGTGCTCCTGTACCAGAGCGGTAGCCTGTGAatgacttctctctctctccaaacgACTGCTCCCTCATCGCTGCTGAAACAAAATACTGGAACTCACACCACTTTGCTGACCTCACTTCCACATTCCCTgagtatgtatgcatgtgtgtgtgtgtgtgtggtttgtagAGGCCTTTAATCTCGTGTCGTGCATTTAGCGGCTGAAAGTTGCTTTGCATAGCGGTCCCCCTCAGGAGGGCGAGGTGCTTTTAGGCAGAGAACAAAGACCAGTTCACAGTAAGAAAAGCTCTGAGCAGAAGGTGAAAACTTGTCAAGCTTTGACAGTTCTGAGCTGTTCTGCGCTCCACTTAACGTACCGACAAAAACTCTTCAAAGCTGATCTTATTATCCTTGTTGCGATCGAGTTTCTGGATGATCTCTCGAACCATGTATCCAGGTAGGGCGTGGCCGGCCTCTTTGAGGAGCTCATTGAGTTCAAAATCACAGATATATCCATCGCCATCCAGAtctacagaaataaacaaaaaaggccATTAGACACTGTCTAATCAGTCACTGTCAACAATCACTGTCAGTCACTTTTTACAATTTACACTGTCAGTTACAGCTTTTAATAATCACTTGGtccaaaaagaaataataataaatgccAATCAGAAGTTACATGTATTTTTCGGTTTTCAATTTACAAATAAGCTTCAACCAGCAAATATTTTGCCTGTGTAATTATTAACTGATCTAATGAACATGCTGTCATGGTAAAATGGCGTTTACTCACCTATTTTCCCAAAGATCTCCctcatctcctccatctcctcttttGTTATCTTTCCAGACATTTTTCTGTGATTGACCTGAGGTGGTCAGTCAGAGAAAGGTGggactgcagaagaagaaagtgcaCAGAGTCATCAGCAGGGAGGTTGGACTTGGAGAAACCCCATCCACATCAGCCTCCCGCAAACTTCCTTCCAACCCTTGCAACTTTTCCAGACTGCCGCGGCCTTCTGCATGTTCTGCGTTTGCACTCCCCCCCAAACTCATGTCACTGCTCACTGCTACTTAACGTTTCTTAAATCACAACACAGCCTCAGCAGCCCCCATCTTCAGTCAGGACTAAAAACCCTTAAAGTAGTACCTCATGTACCCGTCTCCTCAGTGACCCCTGTTGATCCCCACCCCAGCTGTTCatatcttttccttttccaagCACGTCGGTCTCCCATAATCAAAGTAATTTCCTGTTAGTTCTATTGTACAGCAACAAGCTTGtgttgtaaaaagaaaagaaaaaaaaaaaaaaaaaaaaaaaaaaaacacatgccaGAGAAGCAGAGATCTGATTTTatataatcctttttttttcatctgcttaCTGCAACTGCAGGTCCTACACATCCCCTAAAACTGACCATTTTTTAGTAATctcccttttttgttttctgtttatctgctcTACAAATCAAATGTAACCATTTTGTTTTAGTGTTGAAATAATATACCATAAAACTGGAGCTTGCTGTAATGAAAAGCTGTAGTTTTAAGTGACAACATGACATCTGGATATTTCTTTGGTGAGGGCTGCTCCCCTGAAATGTCATCGAGACCTTGATGCTGGTTCATCAGGAAGCTGTCTGGgctgtatttttttaactgtagcAGACGAAAGTATTCTCACTTCGGGAATCATTTAATGTGTAAGGACTGAAGTCACAAAACGAGAACAGTGAGACTCGGCCTCACTGTGAGTTGTTTTGCTTGAACCAAAAACACAGTGTTCCCAAACTCCTATGAGGCTAAGTAACCTcctgaaaaaaatcactgaaaataaGGAATTCCTCTGAGTACCTCCTTCCCGCTCTGCAGTGGCGGAGGAATGCATGAGGCCTGGGTAGATCGAGCTTCACTTACAGAGAGGTGAGCAGGGTGTGCTGCCTCGCTCTCCCAGGCTAAACTGGTATGATGGCATTCCTCTCCAACACAAGTGttcagaaaacaaagatgagGTTTATGTTGCAGTAAAATAAGgatcatagattttttttttcccaggcagAAAAGTGTTCCTGTTTCCTGATTTAAAGTACGGACTGCTCATTTTCATAGTGTATTAGTCAGAAATCCTGGGCAAGGCCATTTCTGGTTTCCACAGTACAACACGAGCAAAACCATATTAGGGAATAGCTGAGTGTCCACTTAGTCAAATGGAGCAGGACCCACCTGATTATGAGTAGTTAAAAGTAATCTATGTCTGAAGTGAGTGATTTCAGCCATCGTCTTTCTGTGGCCACAGCAGCATCACAGGCACACATTCAAGCAGACAATGAACAAAAGCCCAGTAACCGTGCATCCTCCTCCATGAATGAAACTATTAATAGTATTCATGAAAGATGATTCAACAGTAGCGGTGTGGTCTCAGTAGGGACGTGACTCAATTCCTTTAATGATattttttacaaacaaaacagagtgaTGACATAAGAACACTTTGTGCTATAAAAATGAAGAATGAGTTTCCAATCATTCAGACAAAGTCATTCGGGtaaaatcatgtttattttgattcatactgggatgtaaa
This genomic stretch from Toxotes jaculatrix isolate fToxJac2 chromosome 12, fToxJac2.pri, whole genome shotgun sequence harbors:
- the LOC121190452 gene encoding plastin-3 produces the protein MSGKITKEEMEEMREIFGKIDLDGDGYICDFELNELLKEAGHALPGYMVREIIQKLDRNKDNKISFEEFLSIVQELRGSEIAKTFRKVINRKEGILAIGGTSELSSEGTQHSYSEEERYAFVNWINSALEKDPDCQHVLPMDPNTDSLFTSVGDGIVLCKMINLSVPDTIDERTINKKKLTPFTIQENLNLALNSASAIGCHVVNIGALDLKEGKPHLVLGLLWQIIKIGLFADIELSRNEALAALLRDGETLEDLMKLSPEELLLRWANYHLENAGWQKINNFSSDIKDSRAYFHLLNQISPKGTEEDQPRIDINMAGFSEKDDMKRAEAMLQQADRLSCRQFVTPADVVSGNPKLNLAFVANLFNKYPALTKPENEDIDWGLLEGETREERTFRNWMNSLGVNPHVNHLYGDLQDAMVILQLYERIKVPVDWNNKVNKPPYPKLGTNMKKLENCNYAVELGKTAKFSLVGIGGQDLNDGNATLTLALVWQLMRRYTLNVLEELGDGEKVNDDIIVKWVNKTLAEAGKSTKISSFKDKEISSSLAVLELIDAIQPGSINYELIKTGSLSEDDKLENAKYAVSMARKIGARVYALPEDLVEVKPKMVMTVFACLMGRGMKRV